The following proteins are encoded in a genomic region of Pseudomonas saponiphila:
- the hflD gene encoding high frequency lysogenization protein HflD has product MSPIQEQLTALGGVFLAAVLVDRIAKTGQVSEAALSCMLGSLLIRDPKDTLEVYGGDDINLREGYRALIGALERDPSTLQREPLRYALSMLGLERQLAKRDDLLETIGKRLPQIQSQVEHFGPAHENVIAACGGLYQDTLSTLRQRIQVHGDMRNLQQPSNASKIRALLLAGIRSARLWRQLGGHRWQLVISRRKLLKELYPLMRSS; this is encoded by the coding sequence ATGAGCCCGATTCAGGAACAACTGACGGCACTGGGCGGAGTATTCCTCGCCGCGGTGCTGGTGGACCGCATCGCCAAGACCGGTCAGGTCAGCGAAGCGGCCCTGAGCTGCATGCTCGGGAGCCTGCTGATCCGCGATCCGAAGGACACCCTGGAAGTCTACGGCGGTGACGACATCAACCTGCGCGAAGGCTATCGCGCCCTGATCGGCGCCCTGGAACGCGACCCCAGCACCCTGCAACGCGAGCCCCTGCGCTACGCCTTGTCGATGCTCGGCCTGGAGCGTCAACTGGCCAAGCGCGATGACCTGCTGGAAACCATCGGCAAACGCCTGCCGCAAATCCAGTCCCAGGTGGAACACTTCGGCCCGGCCCACGAAAACGTCATCGCCGCGTGCGGCGGGCTGTACCAGGACACCCTGAGCACCCTGCGCCAGCGCATCCAGGTGCATGGCGACATGCGCAACCTGCAGCAACCGAGCAACGCCTCGAAGATCCGCGCCCTGCTACTGGCCGGCATTCGTTCGGCGCGCCTGTGGCGTCAGCTGGGCGGCCATCGCTGGCAACTGGTGATCAGCCGG
- the mnmA gene encoding tRNA 2-thiouridine(34) synthase MnmA, which produces MRDPAPSDTQKKRVIVGMSGGVDSSVSALLLMEQGYQVEGLFMKNWEEDDGTEYCTAMDDLADAQAVCDKLGIKLHTANFAAEYWDNVFEHFLAEYKAGRTPNPDILCNREIKFKAFLDYALMLGADLIATGHYVRRRDIDGRTELLKGLDPNKDQSYFLHAVGGEQIAKTLFPVGELEKPEVRAIAEKHDLATAKKKDSTGICFIGERRFSDFLKQYLPAQPGEIKTTEGEVIGRHHGLMYHTIGQRQGLGIGGLKDAGEEPWYVLIKDLEHNELIVGQGNDHPWLFSRALLASDIYWVNPIDLSQPRRLTAKVRYRQSDQPCTLEQTANGYRATFDDPQRAVTPGQSVVFYDGEICLGGGVIEVAEPWSSKDVRP; this is translated from the coding sequence ATGCGTGATCCAGCCCCTTCTGACACCCAAAAGAAGCGCGTCATTGTCGGCATGTCCGGCGGCGTGGATTCTTCCGTTTCCGCCCTCCTGCTGATGGAGCAGGGATACCAGGTGGAAGGCCTGTTCATGAAGAACTGGGAGGAAGACGACGGCACCGAATACTGCACCGCCATGGATGACCTGGCCGACGCCCAGGCCGTGTGCGACAAGCTTGGCATCAAGCTGCACACTGCCAACTTCGCCGCCGAGTACTGGGACAACGTGTTCGAGCACTTCCTGGCCGAATACAAGGCCGGCCGCACGCCGAACCCGGACATCCTGTGCAACCGCGAAATCAAGTTCAAGGCGTTCCTCGACTACGCCCTGATGCTCGGAGCCGACCTGATCGCCACCGGCCACTATGTGCGCCGCCGCGATATCGACGGCCGCACCGAACTGCTCAAGGGCCTGGACCCGAACAAGGACCAGAGCTACTTCCTGCACGCCGTTGGCGGTGAACAGATCGCCAAGACCCTGTTCCCGGTAGGCGAGCTGGAAAAGCCCGAAGTACGCGCCATCGCCGAGAAACACGACCTGGCCACCGCCAAGAAGAAAGACTCCACCGGCATCTGCTTCATCGGTGAGCGGCGCTTCAGCGACTTCCTCAAGCAGTACCTGCCCGCCCAGCCCGGCGAGATCAAGACCACCGAAGGCGAAGTCATCGGCCGTCACCACGGCCTGATGTACCACACCATCGGCCAGCGCCAGGGTCTGGGCATCGGCGGCCTGAAAGACGCCGGTGAAGAGCCGTGGTACGTGCTGATCAAGGACCTGGAGCACAACGAACTGATCGTTGGCCAGGGCAACGACCACCCATGGCTGTTCTCCCGCGCCCTGCTGGCTTCCGACATCTATTGGGTCAACCCTATCGACCTGAGCCAACCACGGCGCCTGACCGCCAAGGTGCGCTACCGCCAGAGCGACCAGCCCTGCACCCTGGAGCAGACCGCCAACGGCTACCGCGCCACCTTCGATGACCCGCAACGCGCCGTGACTCCCGGCCAGTCCGTGGTGTTCTACGACGGTGAAATCTGCCTCGGTGGCGGCGTCATCGAAGTGGCCGAGCCCTGGAGCAGCAAGGACGTCCGTCCATGA
- a CDS encoding NUDIX hydrolase has protein sequence MEWQPHITVATIVEDQGRFLFVEEYSGEQAVLNQPAGHLDANESLLQAAIRETLEETGWDVELTGVVGIYLYTAPSNGVTYQRVCFAAKPLRHHPDYQLDDGIIGPRWLTREQLLEQRAHWRSELILQCLDDYLDGQLHSLALIRPML, from the coding sequence ATGGAATGGCAACCTCATATCACCGTCGCCACCATCGTCGAAGACCAGGGCCGCTTTCTGTTCGTCGAGGAGTACTCGGGTGAACAGGCCGTGCTCAACCAGCCCGCCGGGCACCTGGATGCCAATGAAAGCCTGCTCCAGGCGGCCATTCGCGAAACCCTGGAGGAAACCGGCTGGGACGTGGAATTGACCGGCGTGGTCGGCATCTACCTGTACACCGCCCCGAGCAATGGCGTGACCTACCAGCGCGTGTGCTTTGCCGCCAAACCGCTGCGCCATCATCCGGACTATCAGCTGGATGACGGCATCATCGGCCCACGCTGGCTGACCCGCGAGCAACTGCTGGAACAGCGTGCCCACTGGCGCAGCGAGTTGATCCTGCAATGCCTGGACGATTACCTGGACGGCCAACTGCACAGCCTGGCACTGATCCGACCAATGCTTTAA
- a CDS encoding NADP-dependent isocitrate dehydrogenase, whose product MPTRSKIIYTFTDEAPALATYSLLPIVEAFTASADIAVETRDISLAGRILASFPEQLGAKAVPDHLAELGELAVTPEANIIKLPNISASVPQLQAAIKELQAQGYALPDYPETVTSDADKDAKARYDKVKGSAVNPVLREGNSDRRAPLSVKNYARKHPHKMGAWAKDSKSHVAHMSNGDFYGSEKAALIEAADSVKIELIAQDGTATVLKEKTSVQAGEILDCAVMSKKALRAFIAAEIEDAKKQGVLLSVHLKATMMKVSDPIMFGQIVAEFYQDALSKHATVLQEIGFNLNNGIGDLYARIKALPAEQQAAIEADIQAVYAARPALAMVNSDKGITNLHVPSDVIVDASMPAMIRDSGKMWGTDGQLHDTKAVIPDRCYATIYQAVIEDCKANGAFDPTTMGSVPNVGLMAKKAEEYGSHDKTFEIKADGVVRVTDSKGSLLLEQKVEAGDIFRMCQTKDAPIQDWVKLAVNRARASSTPAIFWLDPMRAHDGVMIEKVQAYLKDHDTSDLDIRIMSPVEAMKFTLARTRDGKDTISVTGNVLRDYLTDLFPIMELGTSAKMLSIVPLMNGGGLFETGAGGSAPKHVQQLLEENFLRWDSLGEFLALAASLEHLGNTYNNPKALVLAKTLDQATGQFLDNNKSPSRKVGNIDNRGSHFYLALYWAQALAAQTEDAALQAQFSPLAKTLTENEATIVAELNAVQGKPVDIGGYYSANPELVSKAMRPSATLNAAIAALV is encoded by the coding sequence ATGCCCACCCGCTCGAAGATCATCTATACCTTCACCGACGAAGCCCCGGCCCTCGCCACCTATTCCCTGCTGCCTATCGTAGAAGCCTTCACCGCTTCGGCTGATATCGCCGTGGAAACCCGCGACATCTCCCTGGCCGGCCGCATCCTCGCCAGCTTCCCTGAGCAGTTGGGTGCCAAAGCGGTACCGGACCACCTCGCCGAACTGGGCGAGCTGGCCGTCACCCCAGAAGCCAACATCATCAAACTGCCGAACATCAGCGCCTCGGTCCCGCAACTGCAAGCCGCGATCAAGGAACTGCAGGCCCAGGGCTACGCCCTGCCGGACTACCCGGAAACCGTGACCAGCGATGCCGACAAAGACGCCAAGGCGCGTTACGACAAGGTCAAGGGCAGCGCCGTGAACCCGGTTCTGCGTGAAGGCAACTCCGACCGTCGCGCCCCGCTGTCGGTGAAGAACTACGCACGCAAGCACCCACACAAGATGGGCGCCTGGGCCAAGGACTCCAAGTCCCACGTTGCCCACATGAGCAACGGCGACTTCTACGGCAGCGAAAAAGCCGCCCTGATCGAAGCCGCTGACAGCGTCAAGATCGAGCTGATCGCTCAAGACGGCACTGCTACCGTCCTGAAAGAAAAGACCAGCGTGCAAGCCGGCGAGATCCTCGACTGCGCCGTGATGAGCAAAAAGGCCCTGCGCGCCTTCATCGCCGCTGAAATCGAAGACGCCAAGAAACAAGGCGTGCTGCTGTCGGTGCACCTCAAGGCCACCATGATGAAGGTTTCCGACCCGATCATGTTCGGTCAGATCGTTGCCGAGTTCTATCAGGACGCCCTGAGCAAGCACGCTACCGTGCTGCAGGAAATCGGCTTCAACCTGAACAACGGTATCGGCGACCTGTACGCCCGCATCAAAGCCCTGCCGGCCGAGCAGCAAGCCGCGATCGAAGCCGATATCCAGGCGGTCTACGCAGCCCGCCCGGCCCTGGCCATGGTCAACTCCGACAAAGGCATCACCAACCTGCACGTGCCGAGCGACGTGATCGTCGACGCCTCGATGCCTGCGATGATCCGTGACTCCGGCAAGATGTGGGGCACCGATGGCCAGCTGCACGACACCAAGGCCGTGATTCCGGACCGCTGCTACGCCACCATCTACCAGGCCGTGATCGAAGACTGCAAAGCCAATGGCGCGTTCGATCCGACCACCATGGGCAGCGTGCCGAACGTCGGCCTGATGGCGAAAAAGGCCGAAGAGTACGGCTCCCACGACAAGACCTTCGAAATCAAGGCTGACGGCGTGGTTCGCGTCACCGACAGCAAAGGCAGCCTGCTGCTGGAGCAGAAAGTCGAAGCCGGCGACATCTTCCGCATGTGCCAGACCAAAGACGCGCCGATCCAGGACTGGGTCAAGCTTGCCGTCAACCGTGCTCGCGCTAGCAGCACCCCGGCGATTTTCTGGCTGGATCCGATGCGCGCCCACGACGGCGTGATGATCGAGAAAGTTCAGGCCTACCTGAAGGATCACGACACCAGCGATCTGGACATCCGCATCATGTCCCCGGTCGAAGCCATGAAGTTCACCCTGGCCCGCACCCGCGACGGCAAGGACACCATCTCGGTGACCGGCAACGTGCTGCGCGACTACCTGACCGACCTGTTCCCGATCATGGAACTGGGCACCAGCGCCAAGATGCTATCGATCGTGCCGCTGATGAACGGTGGCGGCCTGTTCGAAACCGGTGCCGGCGGTTCGGCTCCGAAGCATGTGCAACAGCTGCTGGAAGAGAACTTCCTGCGCTGGGACTCCCTGGGTGAGTTCCTGGCCCTGGCCGCCTCCCTGGAGCACCTGGGCAACACCTACAACAACCCGAAAGCCCTGGTACTGGCCAAGACCCTGGACCAGGCTACCGGCCAGTTCCTCGACAACAACAAGTCGCCATCGCGCAAAGTCGGCAACATCGACAACCGCGGCAGCCACTTCTACCTGGCGCTGTACTGGGCACAAGCCTTGGCCGCCCAGACCGAGGACGCCGCCCTGCAAGCGCAGTTCAGCCCTCTGGCCAAGACCCTGACCGAGAACGAAGCGACCATCGTCGCCGAGCTCAACGCCGTACAGGGCAAGCCCGTGGACATCGGCGGCTACTACAGCGCCAACCCTGAGCTGGTGAGCAAGGCCATGCGCCCGAGCGCTACCCTCAACGCGGCCATTGCTGCGCTGGTGTAA
- the icd gene encoding NADP-dependent isocitrate dehydrogenase → MGYKKIQVPAVGDKITVNADHSLNVPNNPIIPFIEGDGIGVDISPVMIKVVDAAVKKAYGGERKISWMEVYAGEKATQVYDQDTWLPQETLDAVKDYVVSIKGPLTTPVGGGIRSLNVALRQQLDLYVCLRPVRWFEGVPSPVKKPGDVDMTIFRENSEDIYAGIEWKAGSAEATKVIKFLKEEMGVTKIRFDENCGIGVKPVSLQGTKRLARKALQYVVDNDRDSLTIVHKGNIMKFTEGAFKEWAYEVAAEEFGATLLDGGPWMQFKNPKTGKNVIVKDAIADAMLQQILLRPAEYDVIATLNLNGDYLSDALAAEVGGIGIAPGANLSDTVAMFEATHGTAPKYAGKDQVNPGSLILSAEMMLRHMGWTEAADLIIKGTNGAISAKTVTYDFERLMEGATLLSSSAFGDALISHM, encoded by the coding sequence ATGGGATACAAGAAGATTCAGGTTCCAGCAGTCGGCGACAAAATCACCGTCAACGCAGACCATTCTCTCAATGTTCCTAACAACCCGATTATTCCTTTCATCGAAGGCGACGGTATTGGTGTTGATATCAGCCCGGTCATGATCAAGGTTGTCGATGCTGCGGTTAAGAAGGCTTACGGCGGCGAACGCAAGATTTCCTGGATGGAAGTTTATGCCGGGGAAAAAGCGACTCAAGTGTACGACCAGGACACCTGGCTTCCTCAGGAAACCCTGGATGCTGTGAAGGATTACGTGGTTTCCATCAAAGGCCCGCTGACCACTCCGGTCGGTGGCGGTATCCGTTCCCTGAACGTGGCCTTGCGTCAACAGCTGGACCTGTATGTGTGCCTGCGTCCGGTGCGCTGGTTCGAAGGCGTGCCCAGCCCGGTGAAAAAGCCGGGAGATGTGGACATGACCATCTTCCGTGAAAACTCCGAAGACATTTACGCCGGTATTGAGTGGAAGGCCGGTTCGGCAGAAGCCACCAAGGTCATCAAGTTTCTTAAAGAAGAAATGGGCGTCACCAAGATCCGTTTCGACGAAAACTGCGGTATCGGTGTCAAGCCGGTTTCCCTGCAGGGCACCAAGCGTCTGGCGCGCAAGGCGCTGCAATATGTAGTGGATAACGACCGCGACTCGCTGACCATCGTGCACAAAGGCAACATCATGAAGTTCACCGAAGGTGCCTTCAAGGAATGGGCCTATGAAGTGGCGGCCGAAGAATTTGGCGCCACCCTGCTGGACGGCGGGCCTTGGATGCAGTTCAAGAACCCGAAAACCGGCAAGAACGTCATCGTCAAGGATGCCATCGCCGATGCCATGCTCCAGCAGATCCTGCTGCGTCCGGCGGAATACGATGTGATCGCCACTCTTAACCTCAACGGTGACTATCTGTCCGACGCCCTGGCGGCGGAAGTGGGCGGTATCGGTATCGCTCCAGGTGCCAACCTGTCCGATACCGTGGCCATGTTCGAGGCAACCCACGGTACTGCGCCCAAGTATGCCGGCAAGGATCAGGTCAACCCGGGCTCGCTGATTCTCTCTGCGGAGATGATGTTGCGTCACATGGGCTGGACCGAGGCTGCTGATCTCATTATCAAGGGCACCAACGGCGCGATTTCGGCCAAGACCGTGACCTATGACTTCGAGCGTCTGATGGAAGGTGCGACCCTGCTGTCTTCCTCGGCATTCGGCGATGCGTTGATCTCGCACATGTAA
- the cspD gene encoding cold shock domain-containing protein CspD: MASGKVKWFNNAKGYGFINEEGKTDDLFAHYSAIEMDGYKTLKAGQAVSFEIIQGPKGLHAVKINALKVPGEIIPAEAQPESALS; encoded by the coding sequence ATGGCTAGCGGTAAGGTCAAGTGGTTCAACAATGCCAAGGGTTATGGCTTTATTAATGAGGAGGGCAAGACGGATGATCTGTTTGCCCATTACTCGGCCATCGAGATGGATGGCTACAAGACCTTGAAAGCCGGACAGGCTGTGAGCTTCGAGATCATCCAGGGCCCCAAGGGCCTGCATGCGGTCAAAATCAACGCCTTGAAGGTGCCCGGTGAAATCATCCCCGCAGAGGCACAACCTGAAAGCGCCTTGAGCTGA
- the clpS gene encoding ATP-dependent Clp protease adapter ClpS, which translates to MHAISQIRLTFNQDRPDLHDDDSAGLAVQEAKPALQAPPMYKVVLFNDDYTPMDFVVEVLEMFFNLNRELATKVMLAVHTEGRAVCGLFTRDIAETKAMQVNQYARESQHPLLCEIEKDG; encoded by the coding sequence ATGCATGCAATCAGCCAGATTCGACTAACATTCAATCAGGATCGCCCGGACTTGCACGACGACGATTCCGCTGGCTTGGCTGTACAGGAAGCTAAGCCTGCGTTACAGGCGCCGCCGATGTACAAGGTGGTTTTGTTCAACGATGACTACACCCCGATGGATTTCGTCGTCGAAGTGCTCGAGATGTTTTTTAACCTGAATCGCGAGCTGGCGACCAAGGTCATGCTGGCCGTCCATACAGAAGGGCGGGCAGTGTGTGGATTGTTTACCCGCGACATCGCCGAGACAAAGGCCATGCAGGTCAACCAGTACGCCCGGGAAAGCCAGCATCCGCTACTCTGTGAAATCGAGAAGGACGGTTAA
- the clpA gene encoding ATP-dependent Clp protease ATP-binding subunit ClpA, whose amino-acid sequence MLNRELEVTLNLAFKEARSKRHEFMTVEHLLLALLDNEAAATVLRACGANLDKLKHDLQEFIDSTTPLIPVHDEDRETQPTLGFQRVLQRAVFHVQSSGKREVTGANVLVAIFSEQESQAVFLLKQQSVARIDVVNYIAHGISKVPGHGDHSEGEQDMQDEEGGESSSSSNPLDAYASNLNELARQGRIDPLVGREQEVERVAQILARRRKNNPLLVGEAGVGKTAIAEGLAKRIVDNQVPDLLTNSVVYSLDLGALLAGTKYRGDFEKRFKALLGELKKRPQAILFIDEIHTIIGAGAASGGVMDASNLLKPLLSSGDIRCIGSTTFQEFRGIFEKDRALARRFQKVDVSEPSVEDTIGILRGLKGRFEQHHSIEYSDEALRAAAELASRYINDRHMPDKAIDVIDEAGAYQRLQPVDKRVKRIEVAQVEDIVAKIARIPPKHVTSSDKELLRNLERDLKLTVFGQDAAIDSLSTAIKLSRAGLKSPDKPVGSFLFAGPTGVGKTEAARQLAKAMGIELVRFDMSEYMERHTVSRLIGAPPGYVGFDQGGLLTEAITKQPHCVLLLDEIEKAHPEVFNLLLQVMDHGTLTDNNGRKADFRNVILIMTTNAGAETAARASIGFTHQDHSSDAMEVIKKSFTPEFRNRLDTIIQFGRLSHEVIKSVVDKFLTELQAQLEDKRVQLEVTDAARSWLAAGGYDVTMGARPMARLIQDKIKRPLAEEILFGELSDHGGVVHIDIKDGELTFDFETTAEMA is encoded by the coding sequence ATGTTAAACCGCGAGCTCGAAGTCACCCTCAATCTCGCCTTCAAGGAGGCCCGTTCGAAGCGTCATGAGTTCATGACCGTCGAGCACCTTCTGTTGGCTCTTTTGGATAATGAGGCCGCCGCCACCGTTTTGCGTGCCTGCGGAGCAAACCTCGACAAACTCAAGCACGACCTGCAGGAGTTCATCGACTCCACCACGCCGCTGATCCCGGTACATGACGAGGATCGCGAGACTCAGCCTACCCTGGGTTTCCAGCGTGTGCTGCAGCGTGCTGTCTTTCACGTCCAGAGCTCGGGCAAGCGTGAAGTCACTGGCGCCAATGTGTTGGTAGCTATCTTCAGTGAGCAAGAGAGTCAGGCGGTGTTCCTGCTCAAGCAGCAGAGCGTCGCTCGTATCGATGTGGTCAATTACATCGCCCACGGCATCTCCAAGGTGCCAGGGCATGGCGATCATTCTGAAGGTGAACAGGATATGCAGGATGAAGAGGGTGGTGAGTCGTCTTCTTCGAGCAATCCCCTGGATGCCTATGCCAGCAATCTCAATGAGCTGGCCCGTCAGGGGCGCATTGATCCGCTGGTAGGGCGTGAGCAGGAAGTGGAGCGTGTAGCCCAGATCCTGGCGCGTCGGCGCAAGAACAACCCGTTGCTGGTGGGTGAGGCGGGTGTGGGCAAGACGGCGATTGCCGAAGGCCTGGCCAAACGTATCGTCGACAATCAAGTGCCGGACCTGCTGACCAACAGCGTGGTCTACTCCCTGGATCTCGGGGCATTGCTGGCGGGTACCAAATACCGTGGCGACTTCGAGAAACGCTTCAAGGCGTTGCTGGGCGAGTTGAAAAAGCGTCCTCAGGCGATCCTGTTCATCGATGAGATCCATACCATCATCGGTGCCGGTGCGGCGTCCGGTGGCGTGATGGATGCCTCGAACCTGCTCAAGCCGTTGCTGTCGTCGGGCGACATCCGCTGCATCGGTTCGACTACGTTCCAGGAGTTCCGTGGCATTTTCGAGAAGGATCGCGCGCTGGCGCGGCGCTTCCAGAAAGTCGATGTGTCCGAGCCTTCGGTTGAAGACACCATCGGTATCCTGCGCGGTCTCAAGGGGCGTTTCGAACAGCATCACAGTATCGAATACAGTGATGAGGCGCTGCGTGCGGCTGCGGAGCTGGCCTCGCGCTACATCAATGACCGGCATATGCCTGACAAGGCCATCGATGTGATTGACGAGGCGGGTGCCTATCAGCGTCTGCAACCAGTCGACAAGCGCGTGAAGCGCATTGAAGTGGCTCAGGTTGAAGACATCGTGGCGAAAATTGCCCGTATTCCGCCAAAACATGTCACCAGCTCTGACAAGGAGCTGCTGCGCAACCTTGAGCGCGATCTCAAGTTGACGGTATTCGGTCAGGATGCGGCGATCGATTCGCTGTCCACGGCGATCAAGCTGTCCCGTGCCGGCCTGAAATCCCCGGACAAACCCGTCGGTTCCTTCCTGTTCGCCGGTCCTACCGGTGTCGGCAAGACCGAGGCGGCCCGGCAGTTGGCCAAGGCCATGGGCATCGAGCTGGTGCGCTTCGACATGTCCGAGTACATGGAGCGGCATACTGTCTCGCGTCTGATTGGTGCGCCTCCCGGCTATGTCGGTTTCGATCAGGGCGGATTGCTGACCGAAGCGATCACCAAGCAGCCACATTGCGTGTTGTTGCTTGATGAGATCGAGAAGGCTCATCCGGAAGTCTTCAACCTGCTGTTGCAGGTGATGGATCACGGCACCCTGACCGACAACAACGGGCGCAAGGCGGATTTCCGCAATGTCATCCTCATCATGACCACCAACGCCGGTGCTGAAACCGCGGCGCGAGCCTCCATAGGTTTCACTCATCAAGATCATTCTTCCGATGCCATGGAAGTGATCAAGAAGAGCTTTACGCCGGAGTTCCGTAACCGTCTGGACACCATTATCCAGTTCGGTCGCCTGAGCCATGAAGTGATCAAGAGCGTGGTGGACAAGTTCCTTACCGAGCTTCAAGCACAGCTGGAAGACAAGCGCGTGCAGCTGGAAGTGACCGATGCCGCTCGCAGCTGGCTGGCAGCCGGTGGTTACGACGTGACGATGGGTGCGCGTCCGATGGCGCGTTTGATCCAGGACAAGATCAAGCGTCCCCTGGCCGAGGAGATCCTGTTTGGCGAATTGTCCGACCATGGCGGTGTGGTGCACATCGACATCAAGGATGGCGAGTTGACCTTCGATTTCGAAACCACGGCGGAAATGGCTTGA
- the infA gene encoding translation initiation factor IF-1, which produces MSKEDSFEMEGTVVDTLPNTMFRVELENGHVVTAHISGKMRKNYIRILTGDKVRVELTPYDLSKGRITYRAR; this is translated from the coding sequence ATGTCGAAAGAAGACAGCTTCGAAATGGAAGGCACTGTCGTCGACACCCTGCCCAACACCATGTTTCGCGTGGAGTTGGAAAATGGGCACGTCGTAACCGCGCATATTTCCGGCAAGATGCGCAAGAACTACATTCGTATTCTTACCGGTGACAAAGTGCGCGTCGAGCTGACGCCCTATGACTTGAGCAAAGGGCGCATCACTTACCGCGCTCGCTAA
- a CDS encoding arginyltransferase, giving the protein MTELARLKFYATQPHSCSYLPDEQATTLFLDPSQPMDVHVYADLSEMGFRRSGDHLYRPHCQNCNACVPARIPVAQFLPNRQQKRILKRNSDLKVQAAKPAFSEEYFELYQRYIEQRHADGDMFPPSRDQFSTFLVRDLPFSRFYEFRLDGRLLAVAVTDLLPNGLSAVYTFYEPDEERRSLGRYAILWQIGETLRQGLDAVYLGYWIKNCKKMSYKTQYRPIELLVNQRWVILN; this is encoded by the coding sequence ATGACCGAGTTGGCGCGCCTGAAGTTTTATGCGACTCAACCCCACTCTTGCAGCTACCTGCCCGACGAACAGGCCACTACCTTGTTCCTCGATCCCAGCCAGCCCATGGACGTGCATGTTTATGCGGATCTGTCGGAAATGGGTTTTCGCCGCAGTGGAGATCACCTGTACCGACCCCATTGCCAAAATTGCAACGCTTGTGTGCCGGCGCGCATCCCCGTGGCGCAGTTCCTGCCCAACCGCCAACAAAAACGCATCCTCAAACGCAACAGCGACCTGAAGGTACAAGCAGCCAAACCAGCGTTCAGTGAAGAATATTTCGAGCTGTATCAACGTTATATCGAGCAACGCCACGCCGATGGCGACATGTTCCCCCCCAGCCGCGACCAGTTCTCGACCTTTCTGGTACGCGACCTGCCATTCTCGCGCTTCTATGAATTTCGCCTGGACGGTCGCCTGCTGGCCGTAGCAGTCACCGATCTGCTACCCAATGGCCTTTCCGCGGTCTACACCTTCTATGAACCTGACGAAGAACGCCGCAGCCTGGGGCGCTATGCGATTCTCTGGCAAATCGGCGAAACCCTGCGCCAGGGCCTGGATGCGGTCTACCTCGGCTACTGGATCAAAAACTGCAAAAAGATGAGCTACAAGACCCAATATCGCCCCATAGAGCTACTGGTTAACCAGAGATGGGTGATCCTCAACTAG
- the aat gene encoding leucyl/phenylalanyl-tRNA--protein transferase, producing MLTWLQRNKLDFPPLEKAMREPNGLLAAGGDLSADRLIQAYRHGCFPWFSEGQPILWWSPDPRTVLFPDELHVSRSLGKLLRKQRYEVTFDQDFAAVISACAAPRAYADGTWISEAMQQAYQQLHQRGHAHSVEVWDQGELVGGLYGLAMGQLFFGESMFSRADNASKFGFATLVRHLKAWGFVLIDCQMPTEHLQSLGARSITRTEFADYLKQHLDQPSRAIWVC from the coding sequence ATGCTGACCTGGTTACAACGCAACAAGCTTGATTTCCCCCCATTGGAAAAAGCCATGCGCGAGCCCAACGGGCTGCTGGCTGCGGGCGGTGACCTGTCCGCCGATCGCCTGATTCAGGCCTATCGTCACGGCTGCTTTCCCTGGTTTTCTGAAGGCCAGCCCATTCTCTGGTGGTCTCCGGACCCGCGCACCGTGCTCTTCCCCGATGAGCTGCACGTGTCACGCAGCTTGGGCAAGCTGCTGCGCAAACAGCGTTATGAAGTGACCTTCGACCAGGATTTCGCTGCGGTGATCAGCGCCTGCGCAGCCCCCCGCGCCTACGCCGACGGCACCTGGATCAGCGAAGCCATGCAGCAGGCGTATCAGCAACTGCACCAGCGCGGCCACGCTCACTCGGTGGAAGTCTGGGATCAGGGCGAACTGGTGGGAGGCCTTTATGGCCTGGCCATGGGACAGTTGTTCTTTGGCGAGTCGATGTTCAGCCGCGCCGATAACGCTTCGAAATTCGGCTTCGCCACCCTGGTACGCCATCTGAAGGCATGGGGTTTTGTGCTGATCGACTGCCAGATGCCTACCGAACATCTGCAAAGCCTGGGGGCGAGATCCATTACTCGAACGGAGTTCGCCGATTACCTCAAGCAACACCTGGATCAGCCGAGCCGCGCCATATGGGTTTGCTAG